The proteins below are encoded in one region of Aspergillus nidulans FGSC A4 chromosome III:
- a CDS encoding uncharacterized protein (transcript_id=CADANIAT00005446), with product MHTSAVLSLALALTSNAFPLSHPTFNTTVQRRSADYDVVNVGGLPDTPQPAPSASTITQTVTAPGAPPQTVTVTISQTPTTPSPSSSAIWGAGTGVPYSSSAILPAVTPVPGEEVQDEEETATGAIDRLARAFGRSMNSHLRARTSNETAAYPRFDARGLNETGSVHVSRGLLNSTELVTSSRKARSLNSTALRG from the coding sequence ATGCATACCTCTGCCGTCCTTTCCTTGGCTCTCGCCCTCACCTCCAACGCATTTCCTCTGAGTCATCCTACCTTCAACACCACAGTTCAGCGCCGAAGCGCTGACTACGATGTGGTCAACGTTGGTGGTCTTCCGGACACTCCTCAACCTGCCCCCTCGGCTTCAACCATCACCCAAACCGTGACTGCGCCGGGTGCTCCTCCACAAACAGTGACAGTGACGATATCCCAAACACCAACAACTCCGtcgccttcgtcgtcggcgatATGGGGCGCTGGGACTGGCGTTCCGTACAGCAGCTCGGCTATCCTCCCGGCTGTGACTCCAGTCccgggagaagaagttcaagacgaagaagaaaccgCCACGGGAGCAATTGACAGACTTGCGCGCGCCTTTGGAAGGTCTATGAACTCTCATCTACGGGCTCGTACCAGCAACGAGACTGCGGCTTATCCTCGTTTCGATGCTCGTGGTCTCAATGAGACTGGGAGTGTTCACGTCTCTCGTGGTCTGCTCAACTCCACTGAACTTGTTACCTCGAGTCGCAAGGCTAGGAGTCTGAACAGCACTGCTCTGAGGGGCTGA